One part of the Neisseria zalophi genome encodes these proteins:
- the dusA gene encoding tRNA dihydrouridine(20/20a) synthase DusA has translation MPEALPPRRLSVAPMLDWTDTHYRYMARQITRHTWLYSEMINAGAIIYGDADRFLAFNDGEQPLALQLGGSDPHDLAKASAIASGYGYNEINLNCGCPSPRVQKGAFGACLMNEVSLVADCVNAMQDAAQDIPVTVKHRIGVDRQTEYESVRDFVGTLSEKTACRTFIVHARNAWLDGLSPKENREIPPLKYEYIYQLKRDFPTLEIIINGGITTNEQIAEHLQYVDGVMIGREAYHNPMVMRDWDRLFYGDSGRPIEYEELVERLFQYSRLKIKAGNGVILPHIVRHALGLMHGLNKARIWRRMLSDANLLKNNDGSLILEAWQEVKNANSRTTEIL, from the coding sequence ATGCCTGAAGCACTTCCTCCCCGCCGTCTCTCAGTTGCCCCAATGCTCGATTGGACGGACACTCACTATCGTTATATGGCCCGCCAAATTACCCGACACACATGGCTTTACAGCGAAATGATTAATGCCGGCGCCATTATTTATGGTGATGCGGATCGTTTTTTGGCATTTAATGACGGTGAACAACCGCTTGCTCTGCAGTTAGGGGGTAGCGATCCTCATGATTTGGCTAAAGCTTCTGCCATCGCAAGCGGGTATGGTTACAATGAAATTAATCTGAATTGCGGCTGCCCCAGCCCACGGGTTCAAAAAGGAGCCTTCGGCGCCTGCTTAATGAATGAAGTCAGCTTGGTTGCCGATTGTGTGAATGCCATGCAGGATGCCGCGCAGGATATTCCGGTTACGGTTAAACACCGCATTGGTGTTGACCGTCAAACCGAATACGAAAGCGTACGGGATTTTGTCGGTACCCTCTCAGAAAAAACCGCATGCCGTACTTTTATCGTACACGCACGCAATGCTTGGCTGGACGGCTTGTCTCCGAAAGAAAATCGGGAAATCCCGCCTTTAAAATACGAATATATTTACCAACTAAAACGTGATTTCCCAACATTGGAAATCATTATTAACGGCGGCATTACCACCAATGAGCAAATTGCCGAACATCTGCAATATGTAGACGGCGTGATGATTGGCCGTGAGGCATATCATAATCCGATGGTTATGCGCGATTGGGACAGACTGTTTTATGGCGATAGCGGGCGGCCAATCGAATACGAAGAGTTGGTAGAAAGGCTTTTTCAATATAGCCGTCTGAAAATCAAGGCCGGTAACGGCGTTATCCTACCCCACATTGTCCGCCATGCCCTTGGCTTGATGCACGGCTTGAATAAAGCCCGTATATGGCGGCGCATGCTTTCGGATGCTAACTTGTTAAAAAACAATGACGGTAGTCTGATTTTAGAAGCTTGGCAGGAAGTGAAAAATGCCAATAGCCGCACAACCGAAATTTTATAA